Proteins from one Tetrapisispora phaffii CBS 4417 chromosome 8, complete genome genomic window:
- the FUN26 gene encoding nucleoside transmembrane transporter FUN26 (similar to Saccharomyces cerevisiae FUN26 (YAL022C); ancestral locus Anc_7.77) gives MNDYEINLAILPFHKRIQNPVYLTFIFVGIGLLWPWNTILSASDYYKHDIFHDTTIWAKIFTSSMMTVSTVTSLLFNIWLTERQFGYAKRVVNGLVWEIVVFILIILIAIIHSNFPLGLNFFALLMLVMISSTGTALTQNGILAIANHRGSDMTQAVMLGQAIAGVLPSLVLFLISLFKDPESKSSSNINFYLFTTVIISWICIWLFKSNKLEDSLNYATDPQPNGEYQELREIENEVLEKYQIPFSVLYEKLKYLVLSIFTTFTITMVFAVFASNTSAQGLPLSDNQFIPLAFSIWNIGDLCGRFIAELPYFSKSSFTPYKTLIYSLLRIGLIPMFLPFILPADNFKIITDLLYLSLQFMFGLTNGHIISMCFIKIPQNLENSAAKQAAGGFANTFVATGLTTGSILSFVFVYIINQLKTSSD, from the coding sequence ATGAATGATTATGAAATCAATCTAGCGATTCTACCTTTTCATAAGAGAATACAAAATCCGGTTTATCTTACTTTCATCTTTGTGGGTATAGGTTTATTATGGCCATGGAATACTATTTTAAGTGCATCGGACTATTATAAACACGATATATTCCATGACACAACTATTTGGGCTAAGATATTTACCAGTTCAATGATGACGGTCTCCACAGTGACCTCcttattattcaatatatgGCTTACTGAGAGACAGTTTGGATATGCAAAACGTGTGGTTAACGGATTAGTTTGGGAAATTGTGGTATtcattttgataattttaattgccATTATTCATTCTAACTTTCCCCTAGGCCTTAATTTCTTTGCTCTGTTAATGTTAGTGATGATATCTTCAACCGGAACTGCATTAACTCAAAATGGTATTTTAGCTATTGCTAATCATCGTGGTTCAGATATGACTCAGGCTGTTATGTTGGGACAAGCAATTGCAGGTGTATTACCTTCACTTGTTTTATTTCTGATTAGTTTGTTTAAAGACCCAGAGTCAAAAAGTTCATCCAATATAAATTTCTATTTATTCACAACAGTAATAATATCGTGGATTTGCATATGGTTgtttaaatcaaataagTTGGAAgattctttaaattatgCTACTGATCCACAACCGAATGGTGAATACCAAGAATTAAGAGAAATTGAGAATGAAGTActtgaaaaatatcaaatccCATTCTCAGTGTtatatgaaaaattaaaatatttagttCTATCAATATTCACTACTTTTACAATCACTATGGTATTTGCTGTATTTGCTTCAAACACAAGTGCTCAAGGTTTACCATTATCCGATAATCAGTTTATCCCATTAGCTTTTTCAATTTGGAATATTGGGGATTTATGTGGTAGATTCATTGCAGAATTGCCGtacttttcaaaatcgTCATTCACACCTTACAAAACCcttatatattcattactAAGAATAGGACTAATCCCAATGTTCCTACCGTTCATCTTACCTGCCgacaatttcaaaataataacagatttattatatctGTCATTACAATTTATGTTTGGTCTTACCAATGGCCACATAATTTCTATgtgttttatcaaaatcCCACAGAACCTTGAAAATAGTGCAGCAAAACAAGCTGCTGGAGGCTTTGCGAATACGTTTGTTGCCACTGGATTGACGACTGGAAGTATCCTAAGTTTTGTCTTTGTCTACATAATCAATCAACTAAAAACGTCATCTGATtaa
- the FUN30 gene encoding DNA-dependent ATPase FUN30 (similar to Saccharomyces cerevisiae FUN30 (YAL019W); ancestral locus Anc_7.80) has protein sequence MNDDIQVPESSSPSRYNIPSSSPLKKESDFKMDNANSLREKFSFKGGNSQNVVSPSKDGDDFRANLTILSEEFSDFSATLIQAVFKSNSFNLALSRERLNKIRSQRTSWSASSPKKVNRLSTTAEDSSKITLVKQKASIFDRYSNVLNKKHVNESELTDLLSENESSENSDPPVAKKKRRLVKYADMQSTKVQKTNTHLDQAKEKIMKKKSVKQLMEDEEEHDVIDDGLTDLDSENDNYEEQVTEENIDAQILKFINTAEANDIADLADIPIEKAKLIIESRTFKSIAQFSAMEFITEKEKEKLESQKENKRKSRKPKLPEGEKLVDKLFQSIKGYNAIDSLIKQCSSYGTLIASQIKKWGVDLEKPSENGELDITSLDTDDQNKAVVEEFDDSEVSGTPTPTPTPSSSTANLLAKKTARRIKRLDSEDEEEDFDIGVEEADDDEGADDDEDFAIDSKTRVTRTSNKIKARKLIKFFMGKPKLLAEDITLKDYQQAGINWLNLMYHNKMSCILADDMGLGKTCQVISFMAYLKQINEPGPHLVVVPSSTLENWLREFQKFCPELKIEPYYGTQAERADLRDILEENVGQYDVIVSTYNLAAGNKQDVSFLRNCNFNAIVYDEGHMLKNSSSERFNKLMRIDCNFRLLLTGTPLQNNLKELMSLLEFIMPSIFESKKESLASIFKQRAKTTTASKDYNPLLAQEAINRAKTMMRPFILRRRKDQVLKHLPAKHKHIVYCDMASSQREIYDKEIQMVKDHKKLIRDGMLPTDAKARKAIKDSSSKNLIMSLRKASIHPLLFRHIYDDATISKMSKAILREPEYAENGNIEYIKEDMSYMTDYELHRLCTNFPKSLSQYQLKNDEWMNSGKVEKLCELLKTIIIDKKEKVLIFSLFTQVLDILENVLSTLKYKFLRLDGSTQVNDRQSLIDKFYEDDTIPVFILSTKAGGFGINLVCANNVIIFDQSFNPHDDRQASDRAHRVGQTKEVQITTLITQKSIEEKILQLANNKLDLDSHISEDDKKSEDALESKVNDMLEDIIFEESTEEGK, from the coding sequence ATGAATGACGATATCCAAGTACCAGAATCATCTTCTCCATCAAGGTACAACATCCCATCGTCATCACCATTGAAGAAAGAATCCGATTTCAAAATGGATAACGCTAATTCTTTGAGAGAAAAGTTTTCTTTCAAAGGTGGAAATTCACAAAATGTAGTATCTCCTTCAAAAGACGGGGATGACTTTAGAGCAAATCTGACAATTCTATCAGAGGAATTTTCCGATTTTTCAGCAACTTTAATTCAGGCTGTATtcaaatcaaattcattcAATTTAGCTCTATCTAGGGAAAGgttgaataaaattagaagCCAAAGAACTTCCTGGTCTGCTAGTTCTCCTAAAAAGGTCAATAGACTATCAACTACAGCAGAGGACTCTTCAAAGATTACTTTGGTTAAACAGAAAGCTTCAATTTTCGATCGTTATTCGAATGTATTAAACAAGAAGCATGTCAACGAATCAGAGTTAACTGATCTTTTATCTGAGAATGAATCATCAGAAAACTCAGATCCTCCAGTGGCaaagaaaaagagaagATTAGTTAAATATGCTGATATGCAAAGTACAAAAGTACAAAAAACTAACACTCATCTTGATCAAGCTAAGGaaaagataatgaaaaaaaaatctgTTAAACAACTAATGGAAGATGAGGAAGAACATGATGTCATTGATGATGGCTTGACAGATTTAGATtcagaaaatgataattatGAAGAGCAAGTAactgaagaaaatattgatgCTCAAATACtgaaattcattaatacAGCAGAAGCAAATGACATTGCCGATTTAGCTGATATACCTATTGAAAAAGCCAAATTGATTATTGAAAGCAGAACTTTCAAATCCATTGCACAATTTTCAGCCATGGAATTTATTACagagaaagaaaaagagaaattAGAATCTcagaaagaaaacaaaaggAAATCTCGTAAACCTAAACTACCTGAAGGTGAAAAACTtgttgataaattattccAATCTATAAAAGGTTATAATGCGATTGATTCTCTTATTAAACAATGTTCATCGTATGGTACTTTGATAGCTTctcaaattaaaaaatgggGTGTTGATCTGGAAAAACCTTCAGAAAATGGTGAATTGGATATCACTTCTTTAGATACTGATGACCAAAATAAAGCGGttgttgaagaatttgatGATTCAGAAGTTTCAGGTACTCCAACCCCAACTCCAACTCCAAGTTCTTCTACCGCAAATTTATTGGCTAAGAAGACAGCAAGAAGAATTAAACGTTTAGACAGTGAAGACGAGGAAGAGGATTTTGATATAGGTGTAGAGGAAGCTGATGACGATGAAGGTgcagatgatgatgaagatttTGCAATTGATTCCAAAACAAGAGTTACTCGTACAAGTAACAAAATAAAGGCCagaaaattaattaaattttttatggGTAAACCAAAATTATTGGCTGAAGATATTACTTTAAAAGATTATCAGCAGGCAGGCATTAATTGGCTAAACTTAATGTATCATAACAAAATGTCATGTATCCTTGCTGATGATATGGGTCTTGGTAAAACTTGTCAAGTTATCAGTTTCATGGCAtatttgaaacaaataaacGAGCCAGGACCTCACCTAGTAGTGGTTCCATCATCAACCTTAGAGAATTGGCTCAGAGAATTCCAAAAATTTTGTCCTGAACTTAAGATTGAACCTTATTATGGTACTCAGGCAGAAAGAGCGGACCTACGTGAtatattagaagaaaatgtAGGGCAGTATGATGTTATAGTTAGTACCTATAATCTTGCAGCAGGTAACAAACAAGATGTATCATTTTTAAGAAACTGTAACTTCAATGCAATTGTATATGATGAAGGGCAtatgttaaaaaattcatcGTCAGAAAGATTTAATAAACTGATGAGAATAGACTGTAATTTtagattattattaacagGTACTccattacaaaataatcTAAAAGAATTGATGTCGTTATTGGAATTCATTATGCCATCTATTTTTGAATCTAAAAAGGAATCACTGGCCTCTATCTTTAAACAAAGAGCAAAGACCACCACAGCTAGTAAAGATTACAATCCATTGTTGGCACAGGAAGCAATTAATAGAGCAAAGACAATGATGAGACCCTTTATTTTGAGAAGACGTAAAGACCAAGTCTTGAAACATTTACCAGCAAAGCATAAACATATTGTTTATTGTGATATGGCAAGTTCCCAACGTGAGATTTATGATAAAGAAATACAAATGGTAAAGGATCATAAAAAGCTTATCAGAGATGGAATGTTGCCAACGGATGCTAAAGCAAGGAAAGCAATTAAAGATTCAagttcaaaaaatttaataatgtcTTTGAGAAAGGCTTCTATCCATCCTTTATTATTCAGACATATCTATGACGATGCAACGATTTCTAAAATGAGTAAAGCAATCTTAAGAGAACCTGAATATGCTGAAAATGgtaatattgaatatattaaagaagataTGAGTTATATGACCGATTATGAACTTCACCGTTTATGTACTAACTTTCCAAAAAGTTTGTCAcaatatcaattgaaaaatgatgaatgGATGAATTCAGGTaaagttgaaaaattatgCGAACTACTAAAGACAATTATTATAgataagaaagaaaaggttttaattttttcattgtttaCCCAGGTACTAGATATTTTAGAGAATGTATTATCAACCttaaaatacaaatttCTAAGATTAGATGGTTCGACGCAAGTTAACGATCGTCAGTCATTAATTGACAAGTTCTATGAAGATGACACTATTCCAGtgtttatattatcaacCAAAGCTGGTGGGTTTGGTATCAATTTAGTGTGCGCTAACAATGTAATTATATTCGACCAAAGTTTCAATCCACATGACGATAGACAAGCCTCTGATAGAGCTCATAGAGTTGGTCAAACTAAGGAAGTGCAGATTACAACCTTAATTACTCAAAAATccattgaagaaaaaatattgcaGCTAGCAAATAACAAATTAGATTTAGATAGTCATATTAGTGAAGACGATAAAAAATCAGAAGATGCATTAGAATCTAAAGTAAATGACATGCTGGAAGATATTATCTTTGAAGAGAGCACAGAAGAAGGAAAATAA
- the ATS1 gene encoding Ats1p (similar to Saccharomyces cerevisiae ATS1 (YAL020C); ancestral locus Anc_7.79), translating to MFRIKTVPVNLGLPHQEDLIVPSLTLETQKSIKKIACGGNHTIILCENEILGCGETSAGQLGDDVSTNLGWKVLFPTRSIIDVACGWEFTVVIDFNNQVLSCGTGGKGELGLGADVTQSDSLQSVFKIPDGYQGKLFSSLQNCILVMTNKTTKHCQIFGWGSNTKEQLFKPKNRKVASPTLIYESQNTTIDYVSMGKDFILLINDHNEVIEARGNLPAGFTISDWVSKQLSHVACMWTSIHIQLEDKIHSFGNNRYGQLLNKQIPNIKNFSTGSEHGIMSLNNPSTISCWGWGEHGNCGPLNSPTRLENLSPHPITTPPNANSINDYSNTISPPNTILHLDNKNTHQVLLQGGYATSWIVIYTSKQTPPPISP from the coding sequence ATGTTTAGGATCAAAACGGTTCCGGTCAACTTAGGCCTTCCTCATCAAGAAGATTTGATAGTGCCAAGTTTAACTTTAGAGACACAAAAgtcaattaaaaaaatagcATGTGGGGGAAATCACACAATTATTCTGTGTGAGAATGAAATACTTGGTTGTGGAGAAACCAGTGCTGGTCAACTAGGAGATGATGTTTCGACTAATTTGGGGTGGAAAGTGTTGTTTCCAACGAGATCCATCATTGACGTAGCCTGTGGATGGGAGTTCACTGTAGTAATCGACTTTAATAACCAAGTACTCTCTTGCGGGACTGGTGGAAAAGGAGAGCTGGGTTTAGGAGCTGATGTCACACAATCAGATTCTCTACAATCAGTGTTCAAAATCCCTGACGGATATCAAGGGAAACTATTTTCATCTTTACAGAACTGCATCCTTGTAATGACAAATAAAACTACTAAACATTGCCAAATATTTGGATGGGGCAGCAACACAAAAGAACAGCTATTCAAACCTAAAAATAGGAAGGTGGCATCTCCCACACTCATATATGAAAGTCAAAATACTACGATTGACTATGTAAGCATGGGAAAAGATTTTATACTTCTAATCAATGATCACAATGAGGTAATCGAAGCCCGAGGAAATTTACCAGCCGGATTTACGATCTCAGATTGGGTCTCCAAACAACTAAGCCACGTCGCTTGCATGTGGACGTCTATCCATATCCAATTAGAGGACAAAATCCATTCATTCGGGAATAATAGGTACGGACAATTGCTCAACAAACAAATCCCGAACATTAAGAACTTTTCCACCGGAAGTGAGCATGGCATCATGTCCTTAAACAACCCCAGCACCATCAGTTGCTGGGGTTGGGGAGAACACGGTAACTGTGGACCTCTCAACTCACCGACACGCCTCGAAAACCTGTCACCACACCCTATCACCACACCGCCTAATGCAAACAGCATCAATGACTATTCGAACACCATAAGCCCACCAAATACGATCCTACATCtagataataaaaacactCACCAAGTCCTGCTGCAAGGCGGCTACGCAACTTCCTGGATTGTCATCTATACCAGCAAACAAACCCCACCGCCAATTTCACCATAA
- the CCR4 gene encoding CCR4-NOT core exoribonuclease subunit CCR4 (similar to Saccharomyces cerevisiae CCR4 (YAL021C); ancestral locus Anc_7.78), whose amino-acid sequence MNNPTLLGGPGNIVDPTGQKPGTPLNHQQQLHTPPGMMNNENTLHLLSQLHNAGNPNPQQLNANDILNVNLNMHNNNANANTNVNNLPNNINMRMNMGNGMNMNMNMNMNMNMNMNMNMNMNMNMNNVVPDGNINNPLFHPHLEDPSLLNNPIWKLQLQLVSTSMQTLGQPNVYARQNAMKKYLVNQQQQQQQQQQQQQQQQQQQQQQQQQQQQQQQQKQGQQSKLHSQLNMPQDQLLNPMQDQNLNVNNPQMNEAAISLVDRTKKLLMDMASDSSHTASDGSLDNTKLPNTNNIGGGNSTISTPTTPTRELNQVAGTPNTHAAVLLQHKKLSQYNIDEDDEAEQQQKRSMNSTSSSNINENSSKYNDQLWHAIDLSNLQLYCVTKNVFKYEFLTRLYLNGNNLTTLPKEIKKLNNLRVLDLSHNKLTVLPKELGFCYQLKYLYLFNNMITDLPWEFGNLFNLQFLGCEGNPLDRKLLKILAEKSVTGLVFYLRDNRPEIPLKKDRKFITINADEEPQEEFDTMALSDSHISTEMLKKSFTVLSYNTLCQHYATPKMYRYTPSWVLSWDTRREQLKNQILGIQSDVICLQEVEAQTYEDFWLPLLQKRGYLGIFHAKTRAKTMQSKDSKKVDGCCIFYKESEFKLQHQESVDFSGVWMKHKKFQRTEDYLNRAMNKDNVALFVKLEHINSGESVWVVTTHLHWDPQFNDVKTFQVGVLLDHLESLLKDYNNASSKQEIRKCPVIICGDLNSHLQSAVYELLSTGHVKVHEDIQDRFYGFMSQKNFSHSLSLRSTYDCIGELPFTNFTPSFTSVIDYIWYSTQALRVRGVLGPIDEEYVSKFIGFPNDKFPSDHIPLLARYEFTKGGAASRKV is encoded by the coding sequence ATGAATAATCCAACGTTGTTAGGAGGTCCTGGTAATATAGTCGACCCGACCGGTCAAAAACCTGGCACGCCTTTGAACCATCAACAACAATTGCATACTCCTCCAGGAATGAtgaataatgaaaatacaTTACATTTATTATCTCAATTACATAATGCTGGGAATCCAAATCCGCAACAGTTGAATGCCaatgatattttgaatgtgaatttaaatatgcACAACAATAATGCTAATGCAAACACAAACGTCAATAATTTaccaaataatataaatatgagAATGAATATGGGTAATGGAATGAACATGAATATGAACATGAATATGAACATGAACATGAATATGAACATGAATATGAATATGAACATGAATATGAACAATGTCGTCCCAGATGGTAATATTAACAATCCGTTGTTTCATCCTCATCTTGAAGATCCATCGTTATTAAACAATCCTATATGGAAGTTACAATTGCAACTGGTTTCTACCTCAATGCAAACTTTGGGCCAACCAAATGTTTATGCTAGACAAAATGCtatgaagaaatatttggtCAACcagcagcaacagcaacagcaacagcaacagcaacagcaacagcaacagcaacagcaacagcaacagcaacagcaacagcaacagcaacagcaacagaAACAAGGCCAACAATCAAAACTTCATTCGCAATTGAATATGCCTCAGGATCAATTGTTGAACCCGATGCAGgatcaaaatttaaatgtaaataatcCACAAATGAACGAAGCGGCTATTTCGTTAGTAGACCGTACTAAAAAACTACTGATGGATATGGCATCCGATTCAAGTCACACAGCTAGTGATGGCTCTTTAGATAACACCAAACTACCCAATACAAACAACATTGGAGGTGGAAACAGTACAATTTCAACACCAACTACACCAACTAGAGAATTGAACCAAGTAGCAGGTACTCCAAATACCCACGCAGCTGTACTACTACAGCACAAGAAATTATCACAATATAAcattgatgaagatgatgaggCCGagcaacaacaaaaacGATCAATGAATTCCACTTCAAGTTCCAATATAAATGagaattcttcaaaatataatgatcAATTATGGCATGCAATCGATTTATCGAATTTACAATTATATTGTGTCACCAAGAATGTTTTCAAATACGAATTTTTGACAAGATTATATCTAAATggtaataatttaacaacattaccaaaagaaataaagaAGTTGAACAACTTACGTGTATTAGACTTGTCCCATAACAAACTCACTGTGTTACCAAAAGAGCTAGGTTTTTGTTATCAATTAAAGTACTTGTACCTGTTCAATAATATGATCACTGACTTACCTTGGGAGTTTGGaaatttgttcaatttaCAATTCTTAGGTTGTGAAGGGAATCCATTAGATAgaaaacttttaaaaattttggCAGAAAAGTCCGTTACAGGTTTAGTCTTTTATTTAAGAGATAACAGACCAGAAATTCCACTAAAGAAAGATAGAAAATTCATTACAATTAATGCCGATGAAGAACCACAAGAGGAATTCGACACCATGGCTTTATCCGATAGCCACATCAGTACTGAAATGTTAAAGAAGAGTTTCACAGTTTTATCATACAATACTTTATGTCAACACTATGCTACACCAAAGATGTATCGTTATACTCCTTCCTGGGTATTAAGTTGGGACACTAGACGtgaacaattaaaaaatcaaattttagGAATCCAAAGTGATGTCATTTGTCTACAAGAAGTTGAAGCACAGACATATGAAGATTTCTGGTTACCACTTTTACAGAAAAGAGGGTACTTAGGTATTTTCCACGCAAAGACGAGAGCAAAGACCATGCAAAGCAAAGATTCTAAGAAGGTCGATGGTTGTTGTATCTTTTATAAAGAAAGTGAGTTCAAGTTACAGCATCAGGAATCTGTAGACTTTAGTGGTGTTTGGATGAAACATAAAAAATTCCAGCGTACTGAAGATTATTTGAATAGAGCTATGAATAAAGATAACGTTGCATTATTTGTGAAATTGGAACATATCAATAGTGGCGAAAGCGTGTGGGTTGTGACAACTCATTTACATTGGGATCCTCAATTTAACGATGTGAAGACATTCCAAGTTGGTGTTTTATTAGATCATTTGGAGTCTTTACTAAAAGATTACAATAATGCTAGTTCAAAACAAGAAATAAGAAAATGTCCAGTAATTATCTGTGGTGATTTGAATTCTCATCTACAATCTGCAGTCTATGAACTATTAAGCACTGGTCATGTTAAAGTTCATGAAGACATTCAAGATAGATTTTACGGTTTCATGTCACAAAAAAACTTCTCACACAGTTTATCTCTACGATCCACTTACGATTGTATTGGTGAATTACCATTTACTAATTTCACCCCATCTTTCACAAGTGTTATCGATTATATCTGGTATTCTACACAAGCTTTGAGAGTTCGTGGTGTTTTAGGACCTATAGATGAAGAATATGTTTCCAAATTCATTGGCTTCCCTAACGATAAATTCCCAAGTGATCACATACCTCTATTAGCTAGATATGAATTCACTAAAGGTGGAGCTGCTAGTAGAAAAGTATAA
- the PMT2 gene encoding dolichyl-phosphate-mannose-protein mannosyltransferase PMT2 (similar to Saccharomyces cerevisiae PMT2 (YAL023C) and PMT3 (YOR321W); ancestral locus Anc_7.76), giving the protein MVAASGFNASKDDSSVEICKRKENETKDLKEEVSVEDTIDSEDSSKEKELKILEAPKGKLYRLEAIFMPLLFTGLAFFTRMYRIGANNHVVWDEAHFGKFGSFYLRHEFYHDVHPPLGKMLVGLSGYIAGYNGSWDFPSGQEYPDYIDFVKMRLFNATFSALCVPLAYFTGKSLNWSLPSVWLFTVLVLFENSYATLGRMILLDSMLLFFTIASFYCFVNFHNQRSNSFSFKWWKWLFLTGLTLGCTISVKMVGLFIITLVGIYTAVDLWLKLADKEISWKRYGSHWLARILCLIVVPMVVFMICFKIHFSLLTRTGKNDATMPSLFQANLAGNTLGQGPRDIALGSSTISIRNQALGGALLHSHQQLYPVGSKQQQITGYGHKDANNEFIFHRIREKPLYSTNETDIEYIKDGETYRLIHRLTNKNLHTHQVAAPISKTEWEVSGYGDLEGGDSKDNWIVEIVNQLGDEDKTKLHTLTTSFRLKNAVLGCYLAQTSNRYPEWGFSQSEIACLRSPFKRDKRTWWNIETHVNEKLPNIDENFEFPRASFFKDFIYLNLAMMATNNALVTDPDKLDRLASSAWEWPTLHKGLRLNGWHDENVKYYLMGTPASTWASTLAVFSFMVLVIVLFLRWLRQYNDYKDEKKLDLFLMSGVYPMFGWGLHFCPFVIMARVTYVHHYLPALYFALVVLVYFFEAGTQLLPKTKSGQMLRIGIYTVYILLVIGCFCCFAPISFGMEGKSTDYKYLAWLPEWNIDEDKPF; this is encoded by the coding sequence ATGGTTGCTGCATCTGGGTTTAATGCTAGCAAGGATGATTCCTCAGTAGAGATATGTAAGAGAAAAGAGAATGAGACCAAAGATctaaaagaagaagtttCTGTCGAAGATACTATTGACAGTGAAGATTCTTCCAAAGAGAAGGAATTGAAGATCCTAGAAGCTCCAAAGGgtaaattatatagatTAGAAGCTATTTTCATGCCTTTATTGTTTACTGGATTAGCCTTTTTCACTAGAATGTATAGAATTGGTGCAAATAATCATGTTGTTTGGGATGAAGCACATTTTGGTAAGTTTGGCTCTTTTTATCTAAGACACGAATTCTACCATGACGTCCATCCTCCATTAGGTAAGATGTTGGTTGGTTTATCCGGATATATTGCCGGCTATAATGGTTCTTGGGATTTCCCATCTGGACAAGAATATCCGGACTACATCGATTTCGTCAAAATGAGATTATTCAATGCAACTTTCTCTGCTTTATGTGTACCGCTTGCATACTTTACTGGTAAATCTTTGAATTGGTCATTACCATCAGTTTGGTTGTTTACtgttttagttttatttgaaaactCTTACGCTACTTTGGGTAGAATGATCTTACTAGATTCAAtgctattattttttactaTTGCGTCTTTTTACTGTTTTGTCAATTTCCATAACCAAAGATCCAATTCATTCTCTTTCAAATGGTGGAAATGGTTGTTCTTAACTGGTTTAACCTTAGGATGCACCATCTCTGTTAAGATGGTTGGtttatttatcattacTTTGGTTGGTATTTACACCGCTGTCGATTTATGGTTAAAATTGGCTGATAAGGAAATATCATGGAAAAGATATGGCAGTCACTGGTTAGCTAGAATTTTATGCTTAATCGTTGTCCCAATGGTTGTATTCATGatttgtttcaaaatcCATTTCTCTTTATTAACTCGCACAGGTAAAAACGATGCCACAATGCCTTCTCTTTTCCAAGCTAATTTAGCTGGTAACACCTTAGGTCAAGGTCCTCGTGATATTGCTTTAGGCTCTTCAACTATTTCCATTAGAAATCAAGCTTTAGGCGGTGCTCTTTTACATTCCCATCAACAGCTATACCCAGTCGGTTctaaacaacaacaaatcACAGGTTATGGTCACAAGGATGctaataatgaattcattttCCATAGAATCAGAGAAAAACCTCTATACTCTACTAATGAAACTGacattgaatatattaaagatgGCGAAACTTACAGATTGATTCACAGATTGACTAACAAGAATTTACATACCCATCAAGTTGCTGCACCAATTTCCAAAACCGAATGGGAAGTTTCTGGTTACGGTGACTTAGAAGGTGGTGACAGTAAAGACAACTGGATTGTTGAAATTGTAAATCAACTAGGTGATGAGGATAAAACCAAATTACATACATTAACTACTTCATTCCGTTTGAAGAATGCTGTTTTAGGTTGTTACTTAGCTCAAACATCTAATAGATACCCAGAATGGGGTTTTTCTCAAAGTGAAATTGCTTGTTTAAGAAGCCCTTTTAAACGTGATAAGAGAACTTGGTGGAATATTGAAACACATGTTAACGAAAAATTACCAAACATCGACGAAAATTTCGAATTTCCAAGAGCTAGTTTCTTCaaagattttatttatttaaatttggcTATGATGGCTACGAACAATGCATTGGTTACAGACCCTGACAAGTTAGATAGATTAGCTTCTTCTGCATGGGAATGGCCAACTCTACATAAAGGTTTGAGATTAAATGGTTGGCACGACGAAAATgtcaaatattatttaatggGTACCCCAGCATCAACTTGGGCTTCTACATTAGCTGTCTTCTCATTTATGGTTCTAGTTATTGTTTTGTTCTTAAGATGGCTAAGGCAATATAACGATTATAAGGATGAAAAGAAACTTGACTTATTTCTAATGTCTGGTGTTTATCCAATGTTTGGTTGGGGTCTACATTTTTGTCCTTTTGTAATTATGGCCAGAGTGACTTATGTCCATCATTATTTACCAGCCTTATACTTTGCTTTGGTCGTTTTGGTTTATTTCTTTGAAGCCGGTACCCAATTGTTACCAAAAACTAAATCTGGACAAATGTTAAGAATAGGTATTTACACTGTATACATATTATTGGTTATTGGATGTTTCTGTTGTTTTGCTCCAATTTCATTTGGTATGGAAGGTAAAAGTACTGATTATAAATACTTAGCCTGGTTGCCAGAATGGAATATCGATGAAGATAAGCCATTCTAA